The Raoultibacter phocaeensis genome includes a window with the following:
- the gcvPB gene encoding aminomethyl-transferring glycine dehydrogenase subunit GcvPB, giving the protein MNVVFELSKPGRASSLLPECDVPTSLPNATFLRNTAPALPEVAEVDLNRHYNHLADEAFGVCDGFYPLGSCSMKYNPRINEELSALPGFSDIHPLQPENTVQGALEAMALTCDALAEITGMDAVTLQPAAGAQGEYAGLLLIRAFHKAAGDDARTKIIVPDSAHGTNPATASMAGFDTVNVASNAEGGVDLEALRAVVGPDTAGLMLTNPNTLGLFDPNILEICEIVHEAGGLCYYDGANLNPIMGIVRPGDMGFDCVHLNLHKTFSTPHGGGGPGSGPVGCKAHLQDFLPSPIVVEKDGAFAFERPRHSIGRMKSFYGNFGVAIRALAYMLALGKEGIPEAARTAVLNANYLMRKLDDLYAMPFSGPCMHEFVMDIGPLKDETGASALDVAKRFLDFGMHPPTMYFPLIVHEALMVEPTETESRETLDAAAEAFRTIWHEAHESPGVLAEAPHTTRIGRPNEVQAARSPIVRWKPESGEGE; this is encoded by the coding sequence ATGAACGTGGTATTCGAGCTTTCCAAACCGGGCCGCGCCTCATCGCTGCTGCCGGAATGCGATGTGCCCACCTCCCTTCCGAATGCGACCTTCTTGCGAAACACCGCGCCCGCGCTTCCCGAAGTTGCCGAAGTCGACCTCAACCGCCACTACAATCATCTCGCCGACGAAGCGTTCGGCGTGTGCGACGGATTCTATCCGCTCGGTTCCTGTTCCATGAAGTACAATCCGCGCATCAACGAGGAGCTGAGCGCGCTTCCAGGCTTTTCCGACATCCATCCGTTGCAACCCGAGAACACGGTTCAGGGCGCACTCGAGGCCATGGCGCTCACGTGCGATGCGCTCGCTGAGATAACCGGTATGGATGCCGTCACACTCCAGCCCGCCGCAGGCGCGCAGGGAGAATACGCAGGGCTGCTGCTTATCCGCGCCTTTCACAAAGCTGCAGGCGACGACGCGCGCACGAAGATCATCGTGCCCGACTCGGCGCACGGCACCAACCCCGCAACCGCTTCGATGGCTGGGTTCGATACGGTCAACGTCGCCTCGAATGCCGAAGGCGGGGTCGACCTCGAGGCGCTGCGCGCAGTCGTGGGGCCCGATACGGCAGGGCTCATGCTCACTAATCCCAACACGCTCGGCTTGTTCGACCCCAACATCCTCGAAATCTGCGAGATCGTGCACGAGGCGGGAGGGCTGTGCTACTACGACGGTGCCAACCTCAACCCCATCATGGGCATCGTAAGGCCGGGCGATATGGGGTTCGACTGCGTGCACCTGAACCTGCACAAAACGTTTTCGACACCGCACGGGGGAGGCGGCCCCGGCTCGGGCCCCGTCGGCTGCAAGGCGCACCTGCAAGACTTCCTGCCCTCGCCCATCGTCGTTGAGAAAGACGGCGCATTCGCCTTTGAGCGACCCCGCCATTCGATCGGGCGTATGAAATCGTTCTACGGCAACTTCGGCGTTGCGATTCGCGCGCTCGCCTACATGCTTGCACTCGGCAAGGAGGGCATTCCCGAAGCAGCCCGAACCGCCGTGCTCAATGCGAATTACCTCATGCGCAAGCTGGACGATCTCTACGCCATGCCGTTTTCCGGCCCCTGCATGCACGAATTCGTCATGGATATCGGACCGCTCAAAGACGAAACGGGCGCAAGCGCTCTTGACGTGGCCAAGCGGTTCCTCGATTTCGGGATGCACCCCCCAACCATGTACTTCCCGCTCATCGTGCATGAGGCGCTCATGGTGGAACCGACCGAGACCGAAAGCCGCGAGACGCTGGATGCAGCAGCCGAGGCGTTTCGCACGATCTGGCACGAGGCGCACGAAAGTCCCGGCGTGCTCGCCGAGGCACCCCACACGACGCGCATCGGCCGCCCGAACGAGGTGCAGGCCGCCCGCTCGCCCATCGTGCGCTGGAAGCCCGAATCCGGCGAGGGGGAGTAG
- a CDS encoding lipoate--protein ligase, translated as MSAPASGDACTRVTLTEPTRANSAVFARVTPTEPALRTARLQPLFLISETTDPFANIACEEALMDAVQPGEYLLFLWQNAHTIVIGRNQNAWKECRVAEFEEDGGTIARRLSGGGAVYHDTGNLNFTFIAADEDYDLAMNMQVICDAVRSFGLEAELSGRNDVTIDGAKFSGNAFYRSSGRRCHHGTLMIDVDTAKLARYLNPDPKKLASKGVDSLRSRVANLSDLCPRITVESLSLALIEALTTACGKPVPSEVSLPESAMLSAHVAASTDGQTARVASPAHIATPAPPFLPARFLSPAQPFPTKRLDEADVQARVARLSAWEWRFGRAIPFTHAFGERYAWGNLDVELVVNRGVIDTARISSDALDAELIAGLASALEGCRYDRASLENRLMGIETETPDQQMMRADCSELICGGFYS; from the coding sequence GTGTCCGCACCCGCGAGCGGCGATGCTTGCACACGTGTAACGCTCACCGAACCCACGCGTGCGAACAGTGCTGTGTTTGCACGCGTAACGCCCACCGAACCCGCCCTCCGAACTGCGCGCTTGCAGCCGCTCTTCCTCATCAGCGAGACGACCGATCCGTTCGCGAACATCGCCTGCGAGGAAGCGCTCATGGATGCTGTGCAGCCCGGAGAATACCTGCTGTTTCTCTGGCAGAACGCCCATACCATCGTGATCGGCCGTAATCAGAACGCGTGGAAGGAATGCCGTGTGGCCGAGTTCGAAGAGGATGGCGGCACGATCGCACGTCGCCTTTCGGGGGGCGGTGCGGTCTATCACGACACGGGAAACCTCAATTTCACGTTCATCGCCGCGGACGAGGACTACGATCTTGCAATGAACATGCAGGTTATCTGTGATGCCGTACGATCGTTTGGGCTTGAAGCCGAGCTTTCGGGCCGCAACGACGTCACCATCGATGGTGCCAAGTTCTCGGGTAATGCGTTTTACCGGTCGAGCGGGCGTCGTTGCCATCACGGCACGCTCATGATCGATGTCGATACGGCTAAGCTCGCCCGCTACCTCAACCCCGATCCGAAGAAGCTCGCAAGCAAGGGGGTTGACTCCCTTCGCTCGCGTGTTGCGAACCTGTCCGACCTTTGCCCGCGCATTACTGTCGAGTCGCTCTCCCTTGCACTCATCGAAGCGCTGACGACCGCCTGCGGCAAGCCTGTGCCCTCAGAGGTCTCTCTACCCGAAAGTGCCATGCTATCAGCGCACGTCGCTGCGTCCACCGACGGTCAAACCGCACGCGTTGCCTCGCCCGCGCACATCGCTACGCCTGCGCCTCCCTTCCTTCCCGCGCGATTCCTCTCACCCGCGCAGCCTTTCCCCACCAAGCGTCTCGATGAGGCCGATGTGCAAGCGCGTGTAGCACGGCTTTCCGCGTGGGAGTGGCGCTTCGGCAGGGCGATCCCCTTCACCCACGCCTTCGGCGAGCGCTACGCATGGGGCAACCTCGATGTCGAGCTCGTCGTGAACCGCGGCGTCATCGATACGGCTCGGATATCCTCCGACGCGCTCGATGCCGAGCTCATCGCGGGGCTTGCCTCAGCGCTCGAAGGCTGCCGATACGACCGTGCATCGCTGGAAAATCGACTGATGGGCATCGAAACGGAAACACCCGACCAACAGATGATGCGGGCAGATTGTTCCGAGCTCATTTGTGGAGGATTCTACTCATAG
- the lpdA gene encoding dihydrolipoyl dehydrogenase: protein MAHHELVIIGAGPGGNAVAREAARHNVDTVLIEKSALGGTCLNRGCIPTKTILHTANLFHDAANAHDMGLRIENASIDFDILRSRKEEVVERQNQGLETSFDKLGITVLYGTASTSGPDRIVVELEDGTTEELSADTLVIATGTTPAMPPIDGIDLPGVYDSDEMLDTVPELDSLVIVGGGFIGMEYAGIYLSFGTKVTVIEADDRVLATMDKELSQSLAMVMKKRGCDLATGSRVKAIGQTDNGRLSVCYEDGCGEAHTVEAAAVLVATGREASFDDLFIDGFELDLDHGHIAVDDHMRTSVENVYAVGDATNVQPQLAHSASAQGTIAAKAISGEPCAIDLAVVPSCVYTTPEIATVGITTADAKDAGSSSIGKYTLASNAKTVIADLDRSFMKVIADQDGKVVGAHLMCGRATDIIGEAASAIANGLTIEQMEAVIRPHPTFEEALTDAFAATRAKREACA, encoded by the coding sequence ATGGCCCATCACGAACTCGTTATCATCGGCGCAGGCCCAGGCGGCAATGCGGTCGCACGTGAAGCTGCGCGCCACAACGTGGACACCGTTCTCATCGAGAAATCCGCACTCGGTGGCACGTGTCTCAATCGCGGGTGCATCCCCACGAAAACGATCCTGCACACGGCAAACCTCTTCCACGATGCCGCCAACGCACATGACATGGGTTTGCGCATCGAAAACGCTTCCATCGATTTCGACATACTGCGCTCCCGTAAAGAAGAAGTCGTCGAGCGCCAGAACCAGGGACTTGAAACCTCGTTCGACAAGCTCGGAATAACGGTGCTGTACGGTACGGCGTCGACTTCGGGACCCGACCGCATCGTCGTCGAGCTCGAAGACGGCACAACCGAAGAGCTTTCGGCTGACACCCTCGTCATTGCTACGGGCACGACCCCCGCCATGCCGCCGATCGACGGGATCGACCTTCCGGGCGTGTACGATTCCGACGAGATGCTCGATACGGTTCCCGAGCTCGACAGCCTCGTCATCGTGGGCGGCGGCTTCATCGGCATGGAGTACGCAGGCATCTACCTTTCGTTCGGCACGAAGGTCACCGTAATCGAGGCGGACGACCGCGTGCTTGCCACCATGGACAAAGAGCTTTCGCAGAGCCTTGCGATGGTCATGAAGAAACGCGGGTGCGATCTGGCGACCGGATCGCGCGTCAAGGCCATCGGGCAGACCGACAACGGCCGCCTATCGGTGTGCTACGAAGACGGATGCGGTGAGGCCCACACCGTCGAGGCAGCCGCCGTGCTGGTGGCAACCGGACGCGAGGCTTCGTTCGATGATCTGTTCATAGACGGATTCGAGCTCGATCTGGACCACGGCCATATTGCGGTCGACGACCATATGCGCACCTCGGTCGAAAACGTGTACGCCGTCGGCGACGCGACGAACGTGCAGCCGCAGCTGGCGCACTCCGCTTCCGCTCAAGGCACGATCGCCGCGAAGGCGATTTCAGGAGAACCGTGCGCGATCGACCTTGCCGTCGTTCCGTCATGCGTGTACACTACCCCCGAAATCGCAACCGTCGGCATAACGACGGCCGATGCAAAAGACGCAGGTTCAAGTTCCATCGGCAAGTACACGCTTGCGAGCAATGCGAAAACCGTGATCGCCGATCTGGACCGCAGCTTCATGAAGGTGATCGCCGACCAGGACGGAAAAGTTGTGGGAGCACATCTCATGTGCGGGCGCGCCACCGACATCATCGGCGAAGCAGCCTCCGCCATCGCAAACGGGCTCACGATCGAGCAGATGGAAGCCGTCATCCGTCCCCATCCCACCTTCGAGGAAGCGCTCACCGACGCGTTCGCCGCAACGCGGGCGAAGCGGGAGGCATGCGCCTAG
- the tsaD gene encoding tRNA (adenosine(37)-N6)-threonylcarbamoyltransferase complex transferase subunit TsaD: MNEQNTSYLLAFDTANEVIAIGLGMLDADDLAIVEVASVEVEAHRASNTQLLPRIDALLAEHRIGRDQLACIVCGRGPGSFTGVRIAMATAKGIASALEVPLYGISTLDALAWNMQDAGLRGSAVVVADAMRKEVYPVRFELTDAGIERLEADNVVKAEVAAGRLTNAPSASVIAGDALKKYAELFEACGRFADEALWTPTGHGLLLAAQAAWRKGAIDPFDAAFGNPAFALPVYTRLSDAEENERIRLSKNEPKNLRTGVQDAGIRRDQRATAHDSAIANAQADENGIVYRPLDAAHAGAVARLEQELMGSDAWSESLVLDELPRKDRVWWAAFAPSKGGSASESHALSHQLVGYAGGWIVDGQVQILKVATVPEARRRGIARGLLARVASDARDLGAKGCSLEVRASNEGAQALYAALGFEVLGTRPKYYSDREDAVIMEGPLPLNHHDVAGMELMVHESAGACRVEPAAESAFAASAASPSALANGAASAAASAAVGEALASSQPLILAIETSCDETAAAIVDGSGSLVSDVVASQIDFHARFGGVVPEIASRKHIEAICGVTDECLDVAAARLEVPRLRWRDLSAVAVTYAPGLVGALVVGVAFAKGAAWALDVPFIGVNHLEGHIYANKIATPDITPPLVVSLVSGGHTMLVHVKAWGEYETMGSTLDDAVGEAFDKVAKAMGLGYPGGPVISKLAAQGDPAAIDFPRAMLHSGDLRFSLSGLKTAVITYLHNEEAAGRVVNKADVAASFQQAVIDVQVSKAEMALKLTGAKEFCLGGGVAANPALRAAYAALCEKLGVCLTLPPMSACTDNAGMIALVALDRFRAKKFFGLDADAHAHVNIDEPY, translated from the coding sequence ATGAACGAACAGAACACTTCTTACCTCCTTGCGTTCGATACGGCAAACGAGGTTATCGCAATCGGACTCGGCATGCTCGATGCCGATGATTTGGCCATCGTCGAGGTGGCTTCAGTTGAAGTCGAGGCGCATCGTGCTTCGAATACCCAGCTGTTGCCCCGGATCGATGCCCTGCTTGCCGAGCACCGTATCGGCCGGGATCAGCTTGCGTGCATCGTCTGCGGACGGGGCCCTGGATCGTTCACGGGGGTGCGCATCGCCATGGCGACGGCGAAGGGAATCGCTTCCGCACTCGAAGTGCCGCTGTACGGCATCTCGACGCTCGACGCCCTTGCATGGAATATGCAGGATGCGGGGCTGCGGGGGTCTGCGGTCGTCGTGGCAGATGCCATGCGCAAAGAGGTGTACCCCGTACGGTTCGAACTGACGGATGCGGGCATCGAGCGCCTCGAAGCGGACAACGTGGTCAAGGCGGAGGTAGCAGCAGGGAGGCTTACGAACGCCCCGTCTGCGTCTGTCATTGCGGGGGATGCGCTCAAGAAATACGCCGAACTGTTCGAGGCGTGCGGCCGCTTCGCCGACGAGGCGCTGTGGACGCCGACTGGGCACGGCCTGTTGCTCGCAGCCCAGGCGGCGTGGCGCAAGGGCGCGATCGACCCGTTTGATGCGGCGTTCGGCAACCCCGCGTTCGCCCTGCCCGTATACACGAGGTTGTCAGATGCCGAAGAGAACGAGCGCATCCGTCTGAGCAAGAACGAGCCGAAGAACCTGCGCACCGGCGTGCAGGATGCGGGCATACGGCGCGACCAGCGTGCGACGGCGCACGATTCTGCCATCGCGAACGCGCAAGCCGATGAGAACGGTATCGTCTACCGTCCGCTCGACGCAGCCCATGCCGGGGCGGTAGCCCGGCTGGAGCAGGAGCTTATGGGATCCGATGCCTGGAGCGAATCGCTCGTGCTCGACGAGCTTCCGCGCAAAGATCGCGTGTGGTGGGCGGCCTTCGCGCCGTCCAAGGGGGGGAGCGCTTCGGAGTCGCATGCCTTGTCTCATCAGCTGGTGGGCTACGCAGGCGGCTGGATCGTCGACGGACAGGTGCAGATACTCAAGGTCGCAACCGTTCCCGAGGCGCGCAGGCGCGGCATCGCCCGCGGCTTGCTTGCACGGGTGGCAAGCGATGCGCGCGATCTCGGGGCGAAGGGCTGTTCGCTTGAGGTGCGCGCCTCGAACGAGGGAGCGCAGGCGCTGTATGCCGCCCTCGGGTTCGAGGTCCTCGGCACGAGGCCGAAATACTATTCCGACCGAGAAGACGCCGTCATCATGGAAGGCCCCTTGCCGCTTAACCATCACGATGTTGCCGGTATGGAACTCATGGTGCACGAGAGCGCTGGCGCCTGCCGAGTCGAGCCCGCTGCGGAATCCGCATTCGCCGCATCGGCCGCCTCGCCGTCTGCTTTGGCGAACGGAGCCGCGTCTGCGGCCGCATCGGCCGCAGTGGGGGAAGCCCTCGCCTCGTCCCAGCCGCTCATTCTCGCCATCGAGACGTCGTGCGACGAAACGGCTGCTGCCATCGTCGACGGAAGCGGTTCGCTCGTATCCGATGTGGTTGCTTCCCAGATCGATTTCCATGCGCGTTTCGGCGGTGTGGTTCCCGAGATCGCAAGCCGCAAGCACATCGAAGCCATCTGCGGTGTGACCGACGAGTGCCTCGATGTCGCCGCCGCCCGGCTCGAGGTACCCCGTCTCAGATGGCGCGACCTGTCTGCTGTGGCGGTCACGTATGCGCCGGGGTTGGTGGGTGCGCTTGTCGTGGGCGTTGCGTTCGCGAAAGGGGCCGCGTGGGCGCTCGACGTGCCGTTCATCGGCGTAAACCATCTCGAAGGACATATCTACGCTAACAAGATCGCCACGCCCGACATCACGCCGCCGCTCGTCGTGTCGCTTGTTTCGGGTGGCCACACCATGCTCGTGCACGTGAAGGCGTGGGGAGAGTACGAAACGATGGGCTCGACGCTCGACGACGCGGTGGGCGAGGCGTTCGACAAGGTGGCGAAGGCCATGGGCCTCGGGTATCCGGGCGGGCCGGTCATCTCGAAGCTCGCTGCCCAGGGTGATCCCGCCGCCATCGATTTCCCGCGGGCAATGCTCCACTCGGGGGATCTTCGCTTCTCGCTTTCCGGTCTCAAAACCGCCGTCATTACGTATCTTCACAACGAGGAAGCGGCGGGGCGCGTAGTGAACAAGGCCGATGTGGCGGCGTCGTTTCAGCAGGCTGTCATCGATGTACAGGTTTCGAAGGCCGAGATGGCGCTCAAGCTTACCGGTGCGAAGGAGTTCTGCCTCGGCGGCGGCGTGGCGGCCAATCCTGCATTGCGCGCAGCATACGCGGCGCTGTGCGAGAAGCTCGGCGTGTGCCTGACGCTCCCCCCGATGAGCGCGTGCACCGACAACGCAGGCATGATCGCGCTCGTGGCGCTCGATCGCTTCCGCGCGAAGAAATTCTTCGGCCTCGATGCCGATGCGCATGCCCACGTAAACATCGACGAGCCGTACTAA
- the tsaE gene encoding tRNA (adenosine(37)-N6)-threonylcarbamoyltransferase complex ATPase subunit type 1 TsaE, whose protein sequence is MANGLTYSRLTTSTEATKQLAATLAPYLREGDVIVLNGDLGAGKTQFVQGVAAGLGIVGPVTSPTFNILLSYMDGKLPLFHFDLYRLDRSDQLEDIGYYETVDGPGATFIEWGEKFPDALPYGYLEIDITVNDSGIRTVQAHSFGERSRNLLFVWAKDSKSRLAQTQ, encoded by the coding sequence ATGGCAAACGGACTCACATATTCAAGGCTGACCACCTCGACCGAGGCGACCAAGCAGTTGGCGGCAACGCTTGCTCCGTACCTGCGCGAGGGCGATGTAATCGTGCTCAACGGCGATCTCGGTGCGGGTAAAACGCAGTTCGTCCAAGGAGTCGCCGCGGGCCTCGGCATTGTGGGGCCGGTTACAAGCCCGACGTTCAACATTCTTTTGAGCTATATGGACGGCAAGCTGCCCCTGTTCCACTTCGATCTGTATCGGCTCGATCGCTCCGATCAGCTCGAGGATATCGGGTATTACGAGACGGTCGACGGACCGGGTGCGACGTTCATCGAATGGGGAGAGAAGTTTCCCGATGCGCTGCCGTACGGCTATCTCGAAATAGACATCACGGTTAACGACAGCGGCATCAGGACCGTGCAGGCGCACTCGTTCGGCGAGCGCTCGCGCAACCTTCTGTTCGTGTGGGCGAAAGATTCCAAATCGCGTCTCGCGCAGACTCAATAG
- a CDS encoding phosphoglycerate dehydrogenase, which yields MQYIHCLNNISNYGTDLLPGSYELTDEFGKATGVLVRSAAMHDMEFPESLLAIARAGAGVNNIPLDRCAEEGIVVFNTPGANANAVKEIVICALLLGSRGIVEGIEWCRDNADDENIAKSVEKAKKAFAGREILGKKLGVIGLGAIGAQVANTAIDLGMDVYGYDPYVSVGAAWRMASSVHHVTNLDDIFRECDYITIHVPAVEGTIGMVDERACSLMKDGAVFLNFSRDTLVNNEAMAAALESGKVHAYITDFATPDVMKMNGAIVLPHLGASTAEAEDNCAMMAVRELVDYIENGTIVNSVNYPACDMGVCPEGAGRVAVFHENVPNTVSQITNVFGASGVNIENLTNKSKGNHAYTLLDLSEPAPEEVVAKLQAIEGVRRVRVVC from the coding sequence ATGCAGTACATCCATTGCTTGAACAACATTTCGAATTACGGCACCGACCTTTTGCCCGGCTCCTACGAGCTCACCGACGAGTTTGGCAAGGCCACAGGCGTCTTGGTGCGCAGTGCCGCGATGCACGACATGGAATTCCCCGAGAGTTTGCTCGCCATTGCCCGAGCGGGTGCAGGCGTAAACAACATTCCGCTCGATCGATGCGCCGAAGAGGGTATCGTCGTCTTCAACACGCCGGGTGCCAATGCGAATGCGGTGAAGGAAATCGTCATCTGCGCGCTTCTGCTTGGCAGCCGCGGTATCGTCGAGGGCATCGAGTGGTGCCGCGATAACGCCGACGACGAGAACATCGCGAAATCGGTGGAGAAAGCCAAGAAGGCGTTTGCGGGCCGCGAGATACTCGGCAAAAAGCTCGGCGTGATCGGCCTCGGTGCCATCGGCGCGCAGGTTGCCAACACGGCGATCGATCTCGGCATGGACGTGTACGGCTACGATCCGTACGTGTCGGTAGGGGCGGCATGGCGCATGGCGAGCTCCGTGCATCACGTGACCAACCTCGACGACATTTTCCGCGAATGCGATTACATCACCATTCACGTGCCGGCGGTCGAGGGGACGATCGGCATGGTCGATGAGCGGGCCTGCTCGCTTATGAAAGACGGTGCGGTGTTCTTGAACTTCTCGCGCGACACGCTCGTGAACAACGAAGCCATGGCTGCCGCGCTCGAGTCGGGCAAGGTGCACGCCTACATCACCGATTTCGCTACCCCCGACGTCATGAAGATGAACGGCGCGATTGTGCTGCCCCACCTCGGTGCGTCGACGGCTGAAGCCGAGGACAACTGCGCGATGATGGCGGTACGCGAACTCGTCGACTACATCGAGAACGGCACTATCGTGAATTCGGTGAACTATCCGGCGTGTGACATGGGCGTCTGCCCCGAGGGTGCAGGTCGCGTCGCTGTGTTCCACGAGAACGTTCCCAATACGGTCAGCCAGATCACGAACGTGTTCGGAGCAAGCGGCGTGAACATCGAGAACCTCACGAACAAGTCGAAGGGCAACCATGCCTACACGCTGCTCGATCTTTCCGAGCCCGCTCCCGAAGAGGTTGTCGCCAAGCTTCAGGCGATCGAGGGGGTTCGCCGCGTGCGCGTGGTGTGCTAG
- a CDS encoding NADH:flavin oxidoreductase yields the protein MNHLFGELSIGSLRAKNRFVRAATYEALATDDGHLTPELLAIYEALAEGGAGTIITGYAYVMADEHPNPNMMGIYDDSFVPEYRELVDAVHAHGTRIVLQIVYGGSGSKLDPPSKRILGPSALANPKTGIVPVEASLRDIEALVEAFAAAGRRACEAGFDGVELHAAHGYLLSQFLSPFFNRRTDAYGGSVENRARLAMEAVEAIRACVGSDFPIMVKINSSDGIDGGLTEAESLAAVRLLAGCGIDAVEVSGAWRSCRTKDFDGEPFFAEYAKRLADVVDIPIILTGGNRRFEAMERLAASGAVSGFGLCRPLICEPDLVRRWGADTQAIPRCVSCNGCDATYGHRCILPSA from the coding sequence ATGAACCATCTATTCGGAGAGCTGTCGATCGGGTCTTTGCGGGCGAAGAACCGGTTTGTGCGCGCGGCAACCTACGAGGCGCTCGCCACCGATGACGGCCACCTCACACCCGAACTGCTCGCGATTTACGAAGCGCTTGCCGAGGGTGGTGCGGGAACCATCATCACCGGGTACGCGTACGTGATGGCCGACGAGCATCCGAACCCGAACATGATGGGCATCTACGATGATTCGTTCGTGCCCGAATACCGCGAACTCGTCGATGCCGTGCATGCGCACGGGACGCGCATCGTTTTGCAGATCGTCTACGGAGGCTCGGGAAGCAAGCTCGATCCTCCGAGCAAGCGCATCCTCGGCCCCTCGGCACTCGCTAACCCGAAAACGGGTATCGTACCCGTTGAGGCGAGCCTGCGAGACATCGAGGCGCTTGTCGAGGCGTTCGCCGCCGCAGGACGGCGGGCGTGCGAAGCGGGCTTCGACGGGGTTGAGCTGCATGCGGCGCACGGGTATCTGCTGAGTCAGTTTTTGAGCCCGTTTTTCAATCGGCGCACTGACGCATACGGCGGATCCGTCGAGAATCGGGCGCGTTTGGCTATGGAGGCCGTTGAGGCGATTCGGGCATGCGTTGGTTCGGATTTTCCGATTATGGTGAAGATCAACAGTTCCGACGGTATCGACGGCGGCTTGACCGAGGCCGAGAGCCTGGCGGCAGTACGGTTGCTTGCAGGGTGCGGAATCGATGCTGTCGAGGTGAGCGGCGCGTGGCGGTCGTGCAGGACGAAGGACTTCGACGGAGAGCCCTTCTTCGCTGAGTACGCGAAGCGGCTTGCTGACGTTGTCGACATTCCGATCATCCTTACCGGCGGCAATCGCCGGTTCGAGGCGATGGAGCGCCTGGCTGCGAGCGGGGCGGTCTCCGGTTTCGGGTTGTGCCGACCGCTCATATGCGAACCCGATCTCGTGCGCCGATGGGGTGCCGATACGCAGGCGATTCCCCGATGCGTCTCGTGCAACGGCTGCGATGCCACGTACGGTCATCGGTGCATCCTGCCGAGCGCATAG